A region from the Aliarcobacter thereius LMG 24486 genome encodes:
- a CDS encoding NuoI/complex I 23 kDa subunit family protein yields MSIKVVPRYGKTFKEKLYLPAIAGGMKTTFKHFVKNLRNVDSVNTMQYPEVQPTDITDRYRGVHRLTTHEDGSEKCVACFMCATACPAECIFIEAEERFDGVDEKRPKEFKIDLLECVFCGYCVEACPCDAIRMDTGIFSFTASKREDFVLDKKALMNNKRSKDFE; encoded by the coding sequence ATGTCAATAAAAGTAGTACCAAGATATGGAAAAACATTTAAAGAGAAATTGTATCTTCCTGCAATAGCAGGAGGAATGAAAACTACATTTAAACACTTTGTAAAAAATTTAAGAAATGTAGATAGTGTAAATACTATGCAGTATCCAGAAGTTCAACCAACAGATATAACAGATAGATATAGAGGTGTGCATAGATTAACAACTCATGAAGATGGAAGTGAAAAGTGTGTTGCATGTTTTATGTGTGCAACTGCTTGTCCTGCTGAATGTATCTTTATTGAAGCTGAAGAGAGATTTGATGGTGTTGATGAAAAAAGACCTAAAGAGTTTAAAATAGATCTTTTAGAATGTGTTTTCTGTGGATATTGTGTAGAGGCTTGTCCATGTGATGCAATTAGAATGGATACAGGAATCTTTTCATTTACAGCTTCAAAAAGAGAAGATTTTGTATTAGATAAAAAAGCTCTTATGAATAATAAGAGATCAAAGGATTTTGAATGA
- a CDS encoding complex I subunit 1/NuoH family protein, whose protein sequence is MSDAIIIIVNILLAVVLAVGLTPLWVWWERRIAGFIQDRSGPNRCHIGVFRLGGLIQAVADMLKLIFKEDFTPSHIRHKFFFVVAPAIVFLASFLTFAVIPYADVLVYDGKAHTMQAIPTELGVMWFLAFAGLSVYGIILGGYSSGNKYGLLGSIRASAQVISYEAAMGLSLISLIISYGTIHLTDIVNAQTGTYLGVIPMWGIFIQPIAAIIFIVCSFAETNRAPFDLAEGESEIVAGYHTEYSAMKFGLFQVGEYAAMSASSALIVTLLFGGYQIPWMDTAAIKANIDYVILAIIILLPIQIFIFTRWMKRNNKRVGEDISREKETKILTFVFWTLCLAVMALLISFLVNGLGTNGVNIATAVIQVGTFMVKFFMMAFVYMWVRWTVLRIRYDQLQMLGWKVLIPLALLNIVITATFVVLVGN, encoded by the coding sequence ATGAGTGATGCAATTATAATTATTGTAAATATTCTATTAGCTGTTGTTCTTGCAGTTGGACTTACTCCTTTATGGGTTTGGTGGGAGAGAAGAATTGCAGGATTTATACAAGATAGAAGTGGACCAAATAGATGTCATATTGGTGTATTTAGATTAGGTGGATTGATTCAAGCTGTTGCTGATATGTTAAAACTTATATTTAAAGAGGATTTTACTCCTTCACATATAAGACACAAATTCTTTTTCGTAGTTGCACCTGCAATTGTTTTTCTTGCATCATTTTTAACTTTTGCTGTTATTCCATATGCAGATGTACTAGTTTATGATGGAAAAGCACATACAATGCAAGCTATTCCAACAGAACTTGGAGTTATGTGGTTTTTAGCATTTGCAGGACTTAGCGTTTATGGAATTATTCTTGGTGGTTATTCATCTGGAAATAAATATGGACTTTTAGGTTCAATTAGGGCTTCTGCACAAGTTATATCTTATGAAGCTGCTATGGGATTATCTTTAATATCTTTAATTATCTCTTATGGAACAATTCATCTTACAGATATCGTAAATGCACAAACAGGTACATATTTAGGTGTTATTCCAATGTGGGGAATATTTATTCAACCAATAGCTGCTATTATATTTATAGTTTGTTCTTTTGCAGAAACAAATAGAGCACCATTTGATTTAGCTGAAGGTGAAAGTGAGATTGTTGCAGGATATCATACAGAATATAGTGCAATGAAATTTGGACTTTTCCAAGTTGGTGAATATGCAGCGATGAGTGCTTCTAGTGCATTGATTGTAACACTTTTATTTGGTGGATATCAAATTCCTTGGATGGATACAGCAGCTATAAAAGCAAATATAGATTATGTAATTCTTGCAATTATTATTTTACTTCCAATTCAAATTTTTATTTTTACAAGATGGATGAAAAGAAATAATAAAAGAGTTGGTGAAGATATAAGTAGAGAAAAAGAGACAAAAATATTAACATTTGTTTTCTGGACATTATGTTTAGCTGTAATGGCTTTACTAATATCATTTTTAGTAAATGGTTTAGGGACAAATGGAGTAAATATAGCAACAGCGGTTATTCAAGTTGGAACTTTTATGGTTAAGTTCTTTATGATGGCTTTTGTTTATATGTGGGTTAGATGGACAGTTCTAAGAATTAGATATGACCAACTTCAAATGCTAGGATGGAAAGTACTTATTCCACTAGCTTTACTAAACATTGTAATCACAGCAACATTTGTTGTTTTAGTAGGAAATTAA
- a CDS encoding 2Fe-2S iron-sulfur cluster-binding protein translates to MAEQVSITINGIQFQATKGSLLIDKLLDEKIHIPHFCYHQALGKDGNCRMCMVEIEGQKRPQIACDTPIKDGMIIKTKGAKIEKVRKDILELELINHPIDCPTCDQAGECKLQDYYMESGFYASRVNPSYKNLANKRVDLGSNVMLDQERCVLCLRCVRFCKDITKTGELGVISRTDHSVIGTFPGKPLDNPYAMNVVDLCPVGALTSKDFRFKQRVWFLQSFEAICNGCSKACNINVDHRKEKYKDDIIYRFRPRTNKSVNGWFMCDEGRISYSKEQENRLEVALINKSETTISNAIINIFKELSTKQNILMLLDPNLSYEEMANTKALSEKLNIKLSGYSPNTIDETFADDWLKKADRSANRASFKELSINEDEVFFKESLEKADLVIIVNNSYFENNLELLESKKTISLLTHNCMLVASSNIVVPLASFYEKSGTYINCDGIRQKVVSKMDKNSPMPTITTIIEDIKTMIEKGNI, encoded by the coding sequence ATGGCTGAACAAGTTAGTATAACAATTAATGGTATTCAATTTCAAGCTACAAAAGGTAGCTTGTTAATTGATAAATTATTGGATGAAAAAATCCATATCCCTCACTTTTGTTATCATCAGGCGTTGGGAAAAGATGGAAATTGTAGGATGTGTATGGTTGAAATTGAAGGTCAAAAAAGACCTCAAATTGCCTGTGATACACCAATTAAAGATGGTATGATAATAAAAACAAAAGGTGCAAAAATAGAGAAAGTTCGAAAAGATATTTTAGAACTAGAACTTATTAATCACCCAATAGATTGTCCTACATGTGATCAAGCTGGAGAGTGTAAATTACAAGATTATTATATGGAATCAGGTTTTTATGCTTCAAGAGTGAATCCTAGCTATAAAAACTTAGCAAATAAAAGAGTTGATTTAGGCTCAAATGTAATGCTAGATCAGGAAAGATGTGTATTATGCTTAAGATGTGTAAGATTTTGTAAAGATATTACGAAAACTGGTGAATTAGGCGTAATTAGTAGAACAGATCATTCAGTTATTGGAACATTTCCTGGAAAACCACTTGATAATCCATATGCAATGAATGTTGTTGATTTATGTCCTGTTGGAGCATTGACGAGTAAAGATTTTAGATTTAAACAAAGAGTTTGGTTTTTACAAAGTTTTGAAGCTATTTGTAATGGTTGTTCAAAAGCATGTAATATAAATGTTGATCATAGAAAAGAGAAATATAAAGATGATATTATTTATAGATTTAGACCAAGAACAAATAAATCTGTAAATGGTTGGTTTATGTGTGATGAAGGAAGAATTTCTTATAGCAAAGAACAAGAAAACAGATTAGAAGTTGCATTAATTAATAAAAGTGAAACAACTATATCAAATGCTATTATTAATATCTTTAAAGAACTTTCAACAAAACAAAACATTCTTATGCTTTTAGATCCAAATCTTTCTTATGAAGAGATGGCAAATACAAAAGCTTTAAGTGAGAAATTAAATATAAAATTAAGTGGATATTCTCCAAATACTATTGATGAAACTTTTGCTGATGATTGGTTGAAAAAAGCTGATAGAAGTGCAAATAGAGCATCATTTAAAGAGTTGTCTATAAATGAAGATGAAGTGTTTTTCAAAGAATCTTTAGAAAAAGCAGATCTTGTAATTATTGTAAATAATAGCTATTTTGAAAACAATTTGGAATTACTTGAAAGTAAAAAAACAATATCACTTCTAACACACAACTGTATGTTAGTTGCTAGTTCAAATATTGTTGTTCCTTTAGCATCATTTTATGAGAAAAGTGGAACTTATATAAATTGTGATGGAATAAGACAGAAAGTTGTTTCTAAAATGGATAAAAATAGTCCAATGCCAACAATTACAACAATAATTGAAGATATTAAAACTATGATTGAAAAAGGAAACATATGA
- a CDS encoding citrate synthase — protein sequence MAKNTMTLTDNRNGKSYEYNIIDGTRGPSVVDISTFYKDSGMFTFDPGYTSTAACESKITFIDGENSELRYRGIDIADLAGKHSFLDVSYLLMNGRLPTETESKNLDLEIRHRSFVDEGIIRLFDALPDRAHPMATMAASTMALSAFYKDHLHLEDEDEYKTMQNRIMAKMPTIAAMAYRNSIGTPLIYPDVNRYFTENFLYMLRAYPGGKMKYIGNGKNQEITQIEVDALDAILTLHADHEQNASTTTVRNVGSTEAHPYVAIASGISALWGAAHGGANEKVMDQLRMIGDVKNVPSFIAKAKDKNDPFRLMGFGHRVYKNRDPRAETLRDLQAQLRDKLNLDSKLIDIATEVERVALSDSYFQDRGLYPNIDFYSGVILTALKIPVEMFTPIFVIGRTPGWIAQWAELRRDPKHKIARPRQLYTGK from the coding sequence ATGGCAAAAAATACAATGACTTTAACAGATAATAGAAATGGTAAAAGCTACGAATATAATATAATTGATGGTACAAGAGGACCAAGTGTTGTTGATATTTCAACATTTTATAAAGATTCAGGAATGTTTACATTTGATCCTGGATATACTTCAACAGCTGCTTGTGAATCGAAAATTACATTTATTGATGGAGAAAACTCTGAATTAAGATATAGAGGTATAGATATAGCTGATTTAGCTGGAAAACACTCTTTTTTAGATGTTTCATACCTACTTATGAATGGAAGATTACCAACAGAAACTGAATCAAAAAATTTAGATTTAGAGATTAGACATAGATCATTTGTTGATGAAGGTATTATTAGATTATTCGATGCTTTACCAGATAGAGCACATCCAATGGCAACAATGGCAGCTTCAACAATGGCATTATCAGCATTTTATAAAGACCATTTACATTTAGAAGATGAAGATGAATATAAAACAATGCAAAATAGAATTATGGCAAAAATGCCAACAATTGCAGCAATGGCTTACAGAAACTCAATTGGTACACCACTAATTTATCCAGATGTAAATAGATATTTCACAGAAAACTTCCTATATATGTTAAGAGCATATCCAGGTGGAAAAATGAAATATATAGGAAATGGTAAAAATCAAGAGATTACACAAATTGAAGTTGATGCTCTTGATGCAATTTTAACACTACATGCTGATCATGAACAAAATGCTTCTACTACAACTGTAAGAAATGTTGGTTCAACAGAAGCTCACCCATATGTAGCAATTGCATCTGGAATTTCTGCACTTTGGGGAGCAGCTCATGGTGGGGCAAATGAAAAAGTTATGGATCAATTAAGAATGATAGGTGATGTTAAAAATGTTCCAAGCTTTATAGCAAAAGCAAAAGATAAAAATGATCCTTTTAGATTAATGGGATTCGGACACAGAGTTTATAAAAATAGAGATCCTAGAGCTGAAACACTAAGAGATTTACAAGCTCAATTAAGAGATAAGTTAAATCTTGATTCAAAATTAATTGATATTGCAACAGAAGTTGAAAGAGTAGCATTAAGTGATAGCTATTTCCAAGATAGAGGACTTTATCCAAATATTGATTTCTATTCAGGAGTTATTTTAACAGCTCTTAAAATTCCAGTAGAGATGTTTACACCTATTTTTGTTATTGGAAGAACTCCAGGTTGGATTGCTCAATGGGCTGAATTAAGAAGAGATCCAAAACATAAAATAGCAAGACCAAGACAATTATATACTGGTAAATAA
- the nuoF gene encoding NADH-quinone oxidoreductase subunit NuoF: MVTRIVSKNFEIPNSHKLEVALANGRYSSIDKLFTMKPEEVTAEVTASGLRGKGGGGAACGPKWELMPAVDERARFLIVNGDESEPGTFKDRQIFQYDPHLLIEGIICSCWAIQANHAYIYIRGEYKFFIDRLNEAIQEAYKAKIIGDKIMDKYDFKVDITVHRGGGAYICGEKSALIESLEGKRGHPRLKPHGKECEWFYGDPATVNNVETISSVPNIVENGAEGYTKYGTEKSPGTMLFAISGPVKNPGVYEMEYGNKMIDFLNVLGGGMLDGKKLKAIIPGGTSCPILTADEVQKAVLDYESMWDIGSTLGTGGMIVIDEDACMVDVAKNIIEFYHHESCGQCTPCREGCGWIDKIIKDILEGCGTSNDLQTILDVCETMNGKTVCVFAPAVKDIIASIVQKFRSEFDAYIKNNK, encoded by the coding sequence ATGGTAACTAGAATAGTAAGTAAAAATTTTGAAATTCCAAATTCTCATAAATTAGAAGTTGCTCTTGCAAATGGAAGATACTCATCAATAGATAAACTTTTTACTATGAAACCTGAAGAAGTTACTGCTGAAGTTACTGCATCGGGACTTAGAGGAAAAGGTGGTGGAGGAGCAGCTTGTGGACCAAAATGGGAACTTATGCCAGCTGTTGATGAAAGAGCAAGATTTTTAATAGTAAATGGTGATGAAAGTGAACCAGGAACTTTTAAAGATAGGCAAATATTTCAATATGATCCACATCTTTTAATAGAAGGAATTATCTGTTCTTGTTGGGCTATACAAGCAAATCATGCTTATATTTATATAAGAGGTGAATATAAATTCTTTATAGATAGATTAAATGAAGCAATACAAGAAGCATATAAAGCAAAAATAATTGGTGATAAAATCATGGATAAATATGATTTTAAAGTTGATATCACTGTTCATAGAGGAGGAGGTGCATATATTTGTGGAGAGAAGTCTGCACTTATTGAATCACTTGAAGGTAAAAGAGGACATCCAAGATTAAAACCACATGGAAAAGAGTGTGAGTGGTTTTATGGAGATCCAGCAACTGTAAATAATGTTGAAACAATATCTTCAGTTCCAAATATAGTAGAAAATGGAGCAGAAGGTTATACAAAATATGGTACAGAAAAATCACCAGGAACTATGCTTTTTGCAATCTCAGGACCAGTTAAAAATCCAGGTGTTTATGAGATGGAATATGGAAATAAAATGATTGATTTTTTAAATGTTCTTGGTGGAGGAATGCTTGATGGTAAAAAACTAAAAGCAATAATTCCAGGTGGAACATCATGTCCTATTTTAACAGCTGATGAAGTACAAAAAGCTGTTTTGGACTATGAATCAATGTGGGATATAGGTTCAACTTTAGGTACAGGAGGTATGATTGTAATTGATGAAGACGCTTGTATGGTTGATGTTGCCAAAAACATCATTGAATTTTACCACCACGAATCTTGTGGACAATGTACACCTTGTAGAGAAGGGTGTGGATGGATTGATAAGATAATTAAAGATATCTTAGAAGGTTGTGGAACTTCAAATGATCTACAAACAATACTTGATGTATGCGAAACAATGAATGGAAAAACGGTTTGTGTTTTTGCACCTGCGGTTAAAGATATTATTGCAAGTATAGTTCAAAAATTTAGAAGCGAATTTGACGCTTATATAAAAAATAATAAATAA
- a CDS encoding NADH-quinone oxidoreductase subunit NuoE family protein, whose translation MSSFKYTPENEAKFQEYASRYPKIDSCMLPALWLVQEQEGWVSPEAMVYVAQKVEKSPMQVYEVATFYTMFNLQPKGKYHIELCKTVSCMLMGARELKAFIKDTLGLEPGQTSKDGMFTFSEVECQGACGDAPMIALNNVYHGKLNKDKLEKIIWECKNGN comes from the coding sequence ATGAGTAGTTTTAAATATACACCAGAAAATGAAGCAAAGTTTCAAGAGTATGCTTCAAGATATCCTAAAATTGACTCTTGTATGTTACCTGCTTTATGGCTTGTTCAAGAACAAGAAGGTTGGGTAAGTCCAGAAGCTATGGTTTATGTAGCACAAAAGGTAGAAAAAAGCCCTATGCAAGTTTATGAGGTAGCTACTTTTTATACTATGTTTAATCTTCAACCAAAAGGTAAATATCATATTGAACTATGTAAAACAGTTTCATGTATGCTTATGGGAGCAAGAGAGCTTAAAGCATTTATAAAAGATACTTTAGGGTTAGAACCAGGGCAAACGAGTAAAGATGGAATGTTTACTTTTAGTGAAGTAGAGTGCCAAGGTGCATGTGGAGATGCTCCTATGATAGCTTTAAATAATGTTTATCATGGAAAATTAAATAAAGATAAGCTTGAAAAAATTATTTGGGAGTGTAAAAATGGTAACTAG
- a CDS encoding NADH-quinone oxidoreductase subunit D, protein MLKCDMLIEAKDIRTTILDLKNKEDYTILLDVTAVDYLKFPDLTDSRFAIIYILRSSDFKKEITVKAFVDDNSLEVDSLHDVFASANWGERETFDQYGIKFKNHPNLKRVLNHQEFVGHPLRKDYNILKGQISTQTDDLMDEMLPLLKSKGYKEEEIEDLMLLNVGPSHPATHGTIRNFMAMEGETISACVTEIGYLHRGFEKACEHHTYSQVIPYTDRLNYCSAILNNIGWSKAIEEMLNIEITSRTKAIRVILGELSRIIDHLVCNAANMVDMGGLTNLWYLFTPRDDAYELLSKLTGARLTNSYTRIGGLEFDLYDGFDKDLEYVLKSVEKGVSDALSLIAHNKLFLDRTQDVGIIKADFAIANGITGPNLRASGVAQDLRKDKPYYGYDNYEFDVVVGSHGDVYDRMMCRFEEMHQSIRIIRQAMKNLPDGAINIYAPNAMLPLKKDVYGNIEGLMNQFKLTFEGILVPKGEYYSYSEAANGELGFFIVSDGSGRPYKVKCRPPCFYSLASYSKIVENTMLADAVITMASMNFIAGEFDR, encoded by the coding sequence ATGCTTAAGTGTGATATGTTAATTGAAGCAAAAGATATAAGAACAACAATTCTAGATCTTAAAAATAAAGAAGATTATACAATTCTTTTAGATGTTACAGCCGTTGATTATCTTAAATTTCCTGATCTAACTGACAGTAGATTTGCTATTATTTATATTTTAAGAAGTAGTGATTTCAAAAAAGAGATTACAGTAAAAGCTTTTGTAGATGATAATAGCTTAGAAGTAGACTCTTTACATGATGTTTTTGCATCTGCAAATTGGGGAGAAAGAGAGACTTTTGATCAATATGGAATAAAATTTAAAAATCATCCAAATTTAAAAAGAGTTTTAAATCATCAAGAGTTTGTTGGTCATCCTTTAAGAAAAGATTATAATATTTTAAAAGGACAAATCTCTACTCAAACTGATGATTTGATGGACGAGATGCTTCCTTTATTGAAATCTAAAGGCTATAAAGAAGAAGAGATTGAAGATTTAATGCTTTTAAATGTTGGACCTTCTCATCCAGCAACTCATGGAACTATTAGAAACTTCATGGCTATGGAAGGTGAAACTATTAGTGCCTGTGTTACTGAAATTGGTTATTTGCATAGAGGTTTTGAAAAAGCCTGTGAACACCATACTTATTCACAAGTTATTCCATATACTGATAGATTAAATTATTGTAGTGCTATTTTAAATAATATTGGTTGGTCAAAAGCAATTGAAGAGATGTTAAATATAGAGATAACTTCAAGAACAAAAGCTATTAGAGTAATTCTTGGAGAATTAAGTAGGATAATTGATCACCTTGTATGTAATGCTGCAAATATGGTTGATATGGGTGGACTTACAAATCTTTGGTACTTATTTACTCCAAGAGATGATGCTTATGAATTATTATCAAAATTAACAGGAGCTAGACTTACAAACTCTTATACAAGAATTGGTGGATTAGAGTTTGATTTGTATGATGGATTTGATAAAGATTTAGAGTATGTTTTGAAATCTGTTGAAAAAGGTGTTTCAGATGCTCTTTCTTTGATTGCACACAATAAACTTTTTTTAGATAGAACACAAGATGTTGGAATTATAAAAGCTGATTTTGCAATAGCAAATGGTATTACAGGACCAAACTTAAGAGCAAGTGGTGTTGCACAAGATCTAAGAAAAGATAAACCATATTATGGTTATGACAATTATGAATTTGATGTAGTTGTAGGAAGTCATGGAGATGTTTATGACAGAATGATGTGTAGATTTGAAGAGATGCATCAATCAATCAGAATTATTAGACAAGCTATGAAAAACCTTCCAGATGGAGCTATTAATATTTATGCACCAAATGCAATGTTACCACTTAAGAAAGATGTTTATGGGAATATTGAAGGTTTAATGAATCAATTCAAATTAACATTTGAGGGAATTCTTGTTCCAAAAGGTGAGTATTATAGTTATTCAGAAGCAGCTAATGGTGAATTAGGATTCTTTATTGTAAGTGATGGAAGTGGAAGACCATACAAAGTAAAATGTAGACCACCATGTTTTTACTCTTTAGCTTCTTACTCAAAAATTGTAGAAAATACAATGCTCGCTGATGCTGTTATTACAATGGCTAGTATGAATTTTATTGCTGGGGAGTTTGATAGATAA
- a CDS encoding NADH-quinone oxidoreductase subunit B: protein MGLGVESSLGDSILTTKLDTAINWGRSYSLWPMAFGTACCGIEFMAVAAGKYDVSRFGAEVIRFSPRQSDLLIVAGTISYKQAPILKKIYEQMCEPKWVIAMGACASSGGFYDNYATVQGIDEIIPVDEYIAGCPPRPEAVLDAIMRIQDKVKDESIIKDRVKDYKGFLDA, encoded by the coding sequence ATGGGATTAGGAGTTGAATCAAGTTTAGGTGATAGTATCCTAACTACAAAATTAGATACGGCAATTAATTGGGGAAGGTCATATTCATTATGGCCTATGGCATTTGGAACAGCCTGTTGTGGAATTGAATTTATGGCAGTTGCAGCTGGAAAATATGATGTTTCAAGATTTGGTGCTGAGGTTATTAGATTCTCTCCTAGACAATCAGATTTGCTAATTGTTGCTGGAACAATATCTTATAAACAAGCTCCAATTTTAAAAAAAATATATGAGCAAATGTGTGAACCTAAATGGGTTATTGCTATGGGTGCATGTGCTTCAAGTGGTGGTTTTTATGATAACTATGCAACAGTTCAAGGAATAGATGAAATTATTCCTGTTGATGAATATATTGCTGGTTGTCCACCAAGACCTGAAGCGGTACTTGATGCTATTATGAGAATTCAAGATAAAGTAAAAGATGAGTCTATTATAAAAGATAGAGTAAAAGATTATAAAGGATTCTTAGATGCTTAA
- a CDS encoding NADH-quinone oxidoreductase subunit A — protein MSAEIVLASVIFVAIGFILAGVFLLTKFIGPQNKNSAIKNNVYESGITNPVGTANIRFSIKFYLVAISFLLFDVEVIFMFPWAVNVVELGYAGLIKMFIFMGLLFIGLIYIYKKKALSWD, from the coding sequence ATGTCAGCTGAAATAGTCTTAGCTTCTGTGATTTTTGTTGCGATAGGGTTTATCCTAGCGGGGGTTTTTCTACTTACGAAGTTTATTGGACCTCAAAATAAAAATTCAGCTATTAAAAATAATGTTTATGAAAGTGGGATTACAAACCCAGTTGGAACTGCAAATATAAGGTTTTCTATAAAATTCTATCTAGTTGCTATATCATTTTTACTTTTTGATGTTGAGGTAATATTTATGTTTCCTTGGGCAGTGAATGTTGTAGAATTAGGTTATGCAGGATTAATAAAAATGTTTATTTTTATGGGATTACTTTTTATTGGTTTAATTTATATCTATAAGAAAAAGGCTTTATCATGGGATTAG
- a CDS encoding menaquinone biosynthesis decarboxylase: protein MRKAIELLKKNNLLKIIDEELDINLEIPHISYVEVKKPDSKAILFTNPIDKKSGIKYDAPVLMNVFCNEKAVKLFIGDGDKIADEIESLLKLKPPVTFSEKISTFSKLFSLKNTIPKKLKGKGACQEIVKLGKEAKLSDLPVITTWELDGGPFITMGQVYTQSLNGELKNVGMYRLQVYDDNTLGMHWQIHKDSNHFFHEYKKAGKKMPISIGIGGDPMYIWCGQAPLPIGVFELMLYGFVKNKPAQLVKSITNDIWIPQDNDYVIEGFVDPSKLRIEGPFGDHTGYYTLDEEFPFMEVTAITSKKDPVFLATVVGKPPLEDKYMGYATERIFLPLLRTTAPDLIDYYMPENGVYHNLILAKIDAFYPGHATQMMHAFWGVGQMSFVKHAIFVNSDAPKLTSHDEITKYILNRINIEDILVSRGVIDHLDHTAPKFAIGGKLGLDCTGEEIKESGITLLSDNELLSQMQNITSDIKNLKQYYTDTKNPICVISVEKTRSQKHIFKELKPLYSHIKILVIVDEKANDLENTYMLIWRVTNNIDSNRDLYIDGNTLCLDGTNKNSFDNFQRRWPADVDCTKSVIDSLRERNLIDVDDEFIRKYQLY, encoded by the coding sequence ATGCGAAAAGCAATAGAACTATTAAAAAAAAATAATCTTCTAAAAATTATTGATGAAGAGCTTGATATAAATCTTGAAATTCCACATATATCATATGTTGAAGTTAAAAAACCTGATTCAAAAGCAATACTATTTACAAATCCAATAGATAAAAAAAGTGGTATAAAGTATGATGCTCCTGTTTTAATGAATGTATTTTGTAATGAAAAAGCCGTAAAACTATTTATAGGTGATGGAGATAAAATAGCAGACGAAATTGAATCTTTATTAAAATTAAAACCACCTGTAACTTTTAGTGAAAAAATATCTACATTTTCAAAACTTTTCTCTCTAAAAAATACTATACCTAAAAAATTAAAAGGCAAAGGTGCTTGTCAAGAGATTGTTAAACTTGGTAAAGAAGCAAAACTATCTGATCTTCCTGTTATTACAACTTGGGAGCTTGATGGTGGACCATTTATTACAATGGGACAAGTATATACACAAAGTTTAAACGGTGAACTAAAAAATGTTGGAATGTATAGACTTCAAGTTTATGATGATAATACTTTAGGAATGCACTGGCAAATTCATAAAGATAGTAATCACTTTTTTCATGAATATAAAAAAGCTGGTAAAAAAATGCCTATTTCTATTGGAATTGGTGGAGATCCAATGTATATTTGGTGTGGACAAGCTCCATTACCAATAGGTGTATTTGAACTAATGCTTTATGGATTTGTGAAGAATAAACCTGCACAACTTGTAAAATCTATCACAAATGATATTTGGATTCCACAAGATAATGATTATGTAATTGAAGGTTTTGTTGATCCTTCAAAACTAAGAATAGAAGGTCCTTTTGGAGATCATACAGGATATTATACTTTAGATGAAGAGTTTCCTTTTATGGAAGTTACTGCAATTACAAGTAAAAAAGATCCTGTATTCTTAGCAACTGTTGTAGGAAAGCCTCCTTTAGAAGATAAATATATGGGATATGCAACAGAGAGAATTTTTTTACCTCTTTTAAGAACAACTGCTCCTGATTTAATAGATTATTATATGCCTGAAAATGGTGTTTATCATAATCTAATTTTGGCAAAGATAGATGCTTTTTATCCAGGACATGCAACTCAAATGATGCATGCATTTTGGGGAGTTGGACAAATGAGTTTTGTAAAACATGCTATTTTTGTAAACTCTGATGCTCCAAAACTAACTTCTCATGATGAAATTACAAAATATATTTTAAATAGAATAAACATTGAAGATATTTTAGTTTCAAGAGGAGTTATAGATCATCTTGATCATACTGCTCCAAAATTTGCAATTGGAGGTAAGCTTGGACTTGATTGTACGGGAGAAGAGATAAAAGAGAGTGGAATTACACTTTTAAGTGATAATGAACTTTTATCTCAAATGCAAAATATAACAAGTGATATAAAAAACCTAAAACAATATTACACTGATACGAAAAATCCAATTTGTGTTATTAGCGTAGAAAAAACAAGAAGTCAAAAACATATTTTCAAAGAGTTAAAACCATTATATTCTCATATTAAGATTTTAGTGATTGTTGATGAAAAAGCAAATGATTTAGAAAATACTTATATGTTAATCTGGAGAGTTACAAATAATATTGACTCAAATAGAGATTTATATATTGATGGAAATACTCTTTGTCTTGATGGAACAAATAAAAATAGCTTTGATAATTTCCAAAGAAGATGGCCAGCAGATGTTGATTGTACAAAAAGTGTAATTGACTCTTTAAGAGAAAGAAATCTTATTGATGTTGATGATGAATTTATAAGAAAGTACCAGTTATATTAA